The following nucleotide sequence is from Salvia miltiorrhiza cultivar Shanhuang (shh) chromosome 7, IMPLAD_Smil_shh, whole genome shotgun sequence.
ATCAAGATTTGGTGGTTCTGCTCTATGTCATTAAGCCTTCTAAACAAGGTATAATTAGCGGTATAATTTCTGTTTAATTTGTCGATGTGGGAGCTTTTTAAAGTTTTTGAATTGAATGTTTAAATAATCTGCAGGTGATAGAGAGGTTAAAAATGATCCAAGAATTCCTGCATTTCTCACTAGTATGCAGAGTATGTGCCAAGTGAAGAGGCCTGAGGTAAGtacaattttttcttaattcttaatTAGATAATTAGTTTAaaaattttgtttaattaaaatGTGGTGGAAGATAGGTGTGTGTAGAGGTTGAGGTGGTGGAAGGGAAAGAAAAAGGCCCTGCTATAGTGGAGGCTGCCAGGAGGCAAGAGGCGGCGCTGCTGGTGGTTGGGCAGAAGAAACGGTCGGTGACGTGGCGGCTAATGCTGACGTGGGCCGGCGGCcgggtggtggcggcggcgggagGTGGCGTGGCGGAGTATTGTGTGCAAAATGCTAGCTGTATGGCCCTTGCTGTGAGGAGGAAGAGCAAGAAAGTTGGGGGATATCTCATCACTACTAAAAGGCAGAAAGATTTTTGGCTCTTGGCTTGATCAATTTGGAATTccttgttttatttgtttttactataattttttatttgtttagttACCTTACTTGGTTTGTTATGGGAAAAGATGAATTTGATCACGCAGCAGTTGTACATAAATTCACCGTGTTTTGGTATATAGGGATTAAAGTGGTGCATCTAggaagtgaaaatgtgaaatatAATTTGCTAAATTGGGAAGTAAATGAGGTTGTGTGTTATAATTAAAAGTGAGTCGGGGGTGTTAATACAAAATCtgatttatatttaattttgctaTTTGAGTTGAGAAAGATTGTATTTGGATGTTGTTGATAAGTCTAATATATGTCATATATTGTGTTATGTAACTTTACGCTGTAAATAAGAATATGAATAAACctttttttactatatttttaatGTCATAATATcatgttttattattatatttctaGCTTTATGATAGGCATGGTGAGTAAAGCTCCTGCATTGATTAAGATGAAGAATTCGTACCATcagattaatattttttttttttttttgaaaaaacctTCAAATAATTGTCATATTAtagagctttttttttttctctctcttttaaaTGTCTGTGAAattttagaataaaattgagTTAAACTTTCAATTCTACACATGTCTATATTATAATTAAGcattaattacgccaaaaaccatgaactataccccaattttcaacttttccatgaacttcttgtttaataaaaaattccatgaacttagtgtgttgaacaatttttccataacTTTCAAGAATCCCCAAATTCATAGCTGACATGGCATGTTTTAAGTGACCGGATATATGATATGGCATCGCCGCCGGAGAATTGAAACGACGGCGTTTAATTGGAggtaaacgacgtcgtttaacaTCAGCCCCCCTTTctgacactacaagaaaatgcggctctaacgaccgaaatttcggtcgttaaaacccaaaaatcggtcgttaatattattaacgaccgatttaacgaccgtttttttcggtcgttgtttgcatcgtcgcccgagttttaacgaccgttttttcggtcgttaaagttaacgaccgattttttatttttaacgaccgaaatttcggtcgttaaaaagagaaaaaaaataaataatataaataaaaaaattattttttttaaattttttttaattaacgaccgaaattttatttttaacgaccgaattttcggtcgttaaaaataaataaaaaaatatattttttttttcgaatttttttttttttttttaaatctctttgtatcccacaagtatttttagtgtatttctaatgtattttgaccttaattgcataccatttgacgaacttcccagtaggtcacccatcttacttgtgctctaagtcaagcacgcttaaccttggagttcctttcgagtagtcaccagtacagaacactcgtattattgatatatatagtacctattaattcatttaaactctaattcaatataaaatatcattaatcattcataaccttataatatgtcgagataatataaaatatcattaaacatttacgataaatatacgatcgaattaaaaataataaaaaattaatattatcgtaattaaataaagaaaagaaaatatgagtatgaaaaataataat
It contains:
- the LOC130995983 gene encoding uncharacterized protein LOC130995983; this translates as MVKIGTKLPNLCLNRIRPLARVRSPPNNAEEKKDCFSGGGCEKAAAASGRKIMIVVDPSAVAKNAVQWALSHTVQNQDLVVLLYVIKPSKQGDREVKNDPRIPAFLTSMQSMCQVKRPEVCVEVEVVEGKEKGPAIVEAARRQEAALLVVGQKKRSVTWRLMLTWAGGRVVAAAGGGVAEYCVQNASCMALAVRRKSKKVGGYLITTKRQKDFWLLA